Proteins encoded by one window of Winogradskyella sp. PG-2:
- a CDS encoding RNA polymerase sigma factor, with product MNKDLKEQNLEERLRAEDKSALDIVYKNYRSEFLNYVKRYEIDYETSLDIFQDAIIAMYQNFAIKKIYLEKSTVKTYLFGIGKHKTFNYLKSKNKHLRIVNDVEDYEELDIEEPSLNFYQKQLAKQLNQISESCKEVLKLYYYRNLTINEIVEQTHYKDANTVKSHKSRCMKRLKSLVNSKQQ from the coding sequence GTGAATAAAGACCTAAAAGAGCAAAATCTTGAAGAACGATTAAGAGCAGAAGATAAATCTGCACTAGATATTGTTTACAAAAATTATAGAAGTGAATTTTTGAATTACGTAAAACGTTATGAAATTGATTATGAAACGTCTTTAGATATTTTTCAGGATGCCATAATTGCGATGTATCAAAATTTTGCTATAAAAAAAATCTATCTAGAAAAAAGTACTGTTAAAACTTATCTTTTTGGAATTGGTAAGCATAAGACATTTAATTATTTAAAATCAAAAAATAAACACCTTCGCATTGTAAACGATGTTGAAGATTATGAAGAATTAGACATCGAAGAACCTAGTTTAAATTTTTACCAGAAGCAGCTTGCCAAACAGCTCAATCAAATTTCAGAAAGCTGTAAAGAAGTTCTCAAACTTTATTACTATAGAAACTTAACCATTAATGAGATTGTTGAACAAACCCATTATAAAGATGCCAACACAGTAAAAAGCCATAAATCTAGGTGTATGAAACGATTAAAATCATTGGTTAATAGCAAACAACAATGA